One genomic window of Bacillus mycoides includes the following:
- the dltA gene encoding D-alanine--poly(phosphoribitol) ligase subunit DltA, which translates to MKLLEQIEKWAVETPDQTAFVWRDAKITYKQLKEDSDALAHWISSEYPDDRSPIMVYGHMQPEMIINFLGCVKAGHAYIPVDLSIPADRVQRIAENSGAKLLLSGTEVTVTDLPVRIVSEDNLKDIFFTHKGNIPNPEHAVKGDENFYIIYTSGSTGNPKGVQITYNCLVSFTKWAVEDFKLQTGQVFLNQAPFSFDLSVMDIYPSLVTGGTLWAIDKDMIARPKDLFASLEQSDIQVWTSTPSFAEMCLMEASFSESMLPNMKTFLFCGEVLPNEVARKLIERFPKATIMNTYGPTEATVAVTGIHVTEEVLDQYKSLPVGYCKSDCRLLIMKEDGTLAPDGEKGEIVIVGPSVSVGYLGSPELTEKAFTMIDGERAYKTGDAGYVENGLLFYNGRLDFQIKLHGYRMELEEIEHHLRACSYVEGAVIVPIKKGEKYDYLLAVVVPGEHSFEKEFKLTSAIKKELNERLPNYMIPRKFMYQSSIPMTPNGKVDRKKLLSEVTA; encoded by the coding sequence ATGAAGTTATTAGAACAAATTGAAAAGTGGGCTGTAGAAACGCCTGATCAAACCGCTTTTGTTTGGCGAGATGCGAAAATTACGTACAAGCAATTAAAGGAAGATTCTGATGCGTTAGCACATTGGATTTCTTCTGAGTATCCAGATGATCGTTCACCAATTATGGTTTATGGCCATATGCAACCTGAAATGATTATTAACTTTTTAGGTTGTGTAAAAGCTGGACATGCTTACATTCCTGTAGATTTATCTATCCCAGCTGATCGCGTACAACGTATCGCTGAAAATTCTGGTGCGAAATTACTTTTATCAGGAACAGAAGTAACTGTAACTGATTTACCAGTTCGCATTGTAAGTGAAGACAACTTAAAAGATATTTTCTTTACTCATAAAGGGAACATTCCAAATCCTGAACATGCGGTAAAAGGTGATGAGAACTTCTACATTATTTACACATCAGGAAGTACAGGTAATCCGAAAGGGGTTCAGATTACTTATAACTGTCTTGTTAGCTTTACAAAATGGGCTGTAGAAGATTTCAAATTACAAACAGGGCAAGTATTCTTAAACCAAGCACCTTTCTCATTCGATTTATCTGTAATGGATATTTACCCATCATTAGTAACAGGTGGTACACTTTGGGCAATCGATAAAGATATGATTGCACGTCCAAAAGACTTGTTTGCTTCTTTAGAGCAATCGGATATTCAAGTATGGACTTCGACACCATCTTTCGCTGAAATGTGTTTAATGGAAGCATCTTTCTCTGAGAGTATGCTACCAAACATGAAAACATTCTTATTCTGCGGTGAAGTGTTACCAAATGAAGTGGCTAGAAAATTAATTGAGCGGTTCCCGAAAGCAACAATTATGAATACGTACGGTCCTACAGAAGCTACTGTTGCTGTAACAGGTATTCACGTTACAGAAGAAGTGCTTGATCAATACAAATCACTTCCAGTCGGCTACTGTAAATCAGACTGTCGCCTTCTTATTATGAAAGAAGACGGCACACTTGCACCTGACGGTGAAAAAGGTGAAATCGTAATTGTTGGTCCAAGCGTAAGCGTTGGATATTTAGGAAGCCCTGAATTAACAGAAAAAGCATTTACCATGATTGACGGCGAGCGCGCCTATAAAACAGGCGATGCTGGCTATGTAGAAAATGGTCTTCTATTCTATAATGGTCGTCTTGATTTCCAAATTAAGCTTCATGGTTATCGAATGGAATTAGAAGAAATTGAGCATCACCTTCGTGCGTGTTCTTACGTAGAAGGAGCAGTTATTGTTCCAATTAAAAAAGGTGAAAAGTACGATTATTTATTAGCGGTTGTTGTTCCTGGAGAGCATTCATTTGAAAAAGAATTCAAATTAACATCTGCAATTAAAAAAGAACTCAATGAGCGATTACCAAACTACATGATTCCACGTAAATTCATGTATCAATCTTCTATTCCAATGACACCAAATGGAAAGGTAGATCGCAAAAAATTATTGAGTGAGGTTACAGCATGA
- a CDS encoding teichoic acid D-Ala incorporation-associated protein DltX has protein sequence MERLKEIWSQPLTQWVAKTVYYLAILFALLWLYGFHDTNTSTFIYNEF, from the coding sequence ATGGAAAGATTAAAAGAGATATGGTCTCAACCACTCACACAATGGGTTGCAAAGACGGTTTATTACCTTGCAATTTTATTTGCATTACTTTGGTTGTATGGATTCCATGATACAAACACAAGTACATTTATTTACAATGAATTCTAG
- a CDS encoding M20 metallopeptidase family protein gives MNRVWKSLISEENIMKWRRHFHKYPELSFHEKETSQFIYDTLCSFSSFEVTRPTKYSVLAIKRGTEQGKVVAIRADIDALPIQEETRKSYASVNKGMMHACGHDAHAAILLSTAEALSNMKEDFAGEIRLFFQHAEEVYPGGGQEMVEAGVMDCVDYVIGLHVMSGLESGKVGIVYGPMMAAPDVFTIEILGKGGHAARPEETIDPIAIGAQIITNLQHIVSRNTSAFMHRVVSVTQFHGGMADNIIPNKASLMGTVRSFNQTLREEAKEKIEQIVKGITEAHGGDYTYTYRYGYDPVVNNEYITKIVEKSAIKLFGNQRIVHLEPSMGGEDFSAYLRKAPGCFIKLGTGNKNIDTCYPHHHPKFDVDESALIYGVELFLETTIRLLKS, from the coding sequence ATGAATAGAGTGTGGAAGAGTCTTATTTCAGAAGAAAATATTATGAAATGGAGACGGCATTTCCATAAGTATCCGGAATTATCGTTTCATGAAAAAGAAACTTCGCAATTTATATATGATACATTATGCTCATTTTCTTCTTTTGAAGTAACGAGACCAACGAAGTACAGTGTACTAGCAATTAAAAGAGGAACGGAACAAGGGAAAGTAGTTGCGATTCGAGCGGATATAGATGCTTTACCAATTCAAGAGGAGACAAGGAAATCTTATGCGTCTGTGAATAAAGGGATGATGCATGCATGTGGGCATGATGCTCATGCAGCTATTTTGTTAAGTACAGCAGAAGCGCTATCAAATATGAAGGAAGATTTTGCAGGCGAAATCCGTCTGTTCTTTCAACACGCAGAGGAAGTGTATCCCGGTGGCGGACAAGAAATGGTGGAGGCCGGTGTTATGGACTGCGTTGATTATGTAATAGGTTTGCATGTTATGTCTGGATTAGAAAGTGGGAAGGTAGGAATTGTATATGGCCCTATGATGGCAGCACCAGACGTATTTACAATTGAAATTTTAGGAAAGGGTGGTCATGCGGCACGACCAGAAGAAACGATAGATCCTATTGCTATCGGAGCACAAATTATTACAAATTTACAACATATCGTATCAAGAAATACAAGTGCTTTTATGCACAGAGTAGTGTCAGTTACACAATTTCATGGGGGGATGGCCGATAATATCATTCCAAACAAAGCATCTTTAATGGGAACTGTTCGATCTTTTAATCAAACATTAAGAGAGGAAGCAAAAGAGAAAATTGAGCAAATTGTGAAAGGAATTACAGAAGCACATGGAGGGGATTATACATATACGTATCGTTACGGATATGATCCAGTTGTTAATAATGAGTACATTACGAAAATAGTAGAAAAAAGTGCGATAAAATTGTTCGGAAATCAGCGTATTGTGCATCTTGAACCTTCTATGGGAGGAGAAGATTTTTCAGCGTATTTAAGAAAAGCACCTGGTTGTTTCATTAAATTAGGAACAGGGAATAAAAATATTGATACTTGTTATCCACATCATCATCCGAAATTTGATGTAGATGAATCAGCTTTAATTTATGGAGTAGAATTATTTTTAGAAACAACGATAAGGTTACTAAAATCATAG
- a CDS encoding flavodoxin, which yields MSKLVMIFASMSGNTEEMADHIAGAIRETENEIEVIDIMDSPEASILEQYNGIILGAYTWGDGDLPDDFLDFYDAMDSIDLTGKKAAVFGSCDSGYPKYGVAVDILIEKLQERGAAVVLDGLKVELTPEDEDVEKCLQFGAEFVKHLS from the coding sequence TTGAGTAAGTTAGTAATGATTTTTGCAAGTATGAGTGGAAATACGGAGGAAATGGCTGATCATATTGCGGGTGCAATTCGTGAAACAGAAAATGAAATTGAAGTCATTGATATTATGGATTCACCAGAAGCTTCTATATTAGAGCAATATAACGGTATTATTTTAGGTGCTTATACTTGGGGAGATGGTGATCTTCCGGATGATTTTTTAGATTTTTATGACGCAATGGATTCTATTGATTTAACTGGGAAAAAAGCGGCAGTATTCGGGTCATGTGATTCAGGTTATCCAAAATACGGGGTAGCGGTTGATATTTTAATAGAAAAGCTGCAGGAGCGCGGGGCAGCAGTTGTGTTAGACGGATTGAAAGTAGAATTAACGCCAGAAGATGAAGATGTAGAAAAATGTTTACAGTTTGGAGCTGAATTTGTAAAACACCTTTCTTAA
- a CDS encoding aminoglycoside phosphotransferase family protein — protein MDSYKQYIKEALPGLSIHSYSQNEEGWDNIAVIINDELLFRFPRKLEYAKRIPLEKELCTILSHSLQRIEVPKYRVLYKNNCDTVPFFSYYPLIHGKPLKTEIVAQLEKKELEVIISQLATFLAALHSIPLKRVETLGFPIEKTLTYWKELQTKLNQYLTNSLTSLQKSALNRLFENFFTCIAKSTFQNTIIHADFTHHHILFNNLNKTISGVIDFGDAQIGDPAFDFAGLYYDFGHEFTTSVYKQYSTLVSHRDPLLIHRITTFYQYSPLLHNLIYNIETNNEIELNKSKEQLKAILQGRD, from the coding sequence ATGGACTCTTACAAACAATATATAAAAGAAGCTCTGCCCGGTCTTTCTATACATTCATATTCGCAAAATGAAGAGGGCTGGGATAATATAGCGGTTATTATAAATGACGAGCTACTGTTTCGTTTTCCAAGAAAACTTGAATATGCAAAGCGAATTCCGTTAGAAAAGGAGCTGTGTACCATTCTTTCTCATTCATTACAAAGAATCGAAGTCCCTAAGTATCGCGTATTGTATAAGAATAATTGTGATACTGTTCCATTTTTTAGCTATTATCCTCTCATTCATGGTAAACCGTTAAAAACTGAAATAGTTGCCCAGTTAGAGAAAAAAGAACTTGAAGTAATTATTTCACAATTAGCCACTTTCCTTGCGGCTTTACATAGTATTCCTTTAAAACGTGTTGAAACGTTAGGATTCCCTATCGAAAAAACACTTACCTACTGGAAAGAACTACAAACAAAATTAAATCAATATCTTACTAACAGCCTTACTTCATTACAGAAATCAGCCTTAAATCGTTTATTCGAAAATTTCTTTACCTGTATAGCTAAATCTACCTTTCAAAATACAATCATTCATGCTGACTTTACACATCATCACATTTTATTTAACAACCTGAACAAAACCATTTCAGGTGTTATCGATTTTGGAGATGCTCAAATTGGCGATCCCGCTTTTGATTTTGCTGGGCTATATTATGATTTCGGTCATGAGTTTACTACATCTGTATATAAACAATACAGTACACTTGTTTCTCACCGCGATCCATTACTCATTCACCGCATCACTACCTTTTATCAATACAGCCCTTTACTACATAACCTCATTTATAACATTGAAACAAATAACGAAATAGAATTAAACAAGAGTAAAGAACAATTGAAGGCAATATTACAGGGACGAGATTAA